acactgtttaaaagttcaaagtatattctgagactcaaggcaaccTCTTAACTATAGGCTCCTGTAAGATAAAAGAACAACTTACCCATTTCCAACTCACCATGGCACAGAATATATGTTACTGTTCCAAAAGGGAAGAATAGAACACAGGGAGGAATTATTGGACTGAAATAAGACAGAAGcccagcagggcaaactccaCGTCCTGCAGTCCTCCAagtccatgtctgatgtcaaataATGTCAAAGGTTTAGATGGTTCTGTCCTTCCAGCTgtctgcatcatcatcatcatcatctctctctctctctctctctctctctctctctctctctctctctctggctctgtgtgtctctggctctggctctctgtctctgtctctgtctctgtctctgtctctgtctctctggtttgTTCCTCACCCCTGTCTGTAACTCTTGTGGTAGACGTTTCCCAGTTCTGACATTTCCCAACATCTTGGGGTTCCAAATGCCCCAGCGACTCACAAAGATGCATAACCTCTTTCCTCATTTATCCTTCCTGACTCTAAAGCAGAACCAAGTGGATGACATTGCTAAACTCGGCTCCCACTTAGGATGGTCCCCGCCCCCTTGGACCACATTTGTAGCCACTTTGTTTCTTGCTCCTGTGTAGGAGCAGAAAAGTCCTTTTCCactcacaagttggaagcttagctgggtagaGTCTTGCCCTAAGAACACTCCTCCCTGTATTACAGCACAGATTGGGACCCTCCTTGATGGCACTAATGTAAGAATATTAGTTGAAGTCTCTCTTCCAGCACAAAGCTTGGCTTTAGTATAACAGTGTCCCTTCCTTCTCCAAATTGTGCAtttactcttcctttctttctttctttctttctttctttctttctttctttctttctttctttctttctttctttctttctgtttgtttgagacagggtttctctgtgtagccctggctgtcctgaaactcatactgtagaccaggctggtcttgaactcagagatccgcctgcctctgtctctagagtgctgggagtaaaggtgtgcccCTACCCACGTGTGCCCCTACCCACCtggttcattttgtttatttttggtccACTTGCATTTTTCACTGTAGACCTACAGGACCAAGTCAATATGAGGGGTCTagatgtctctttttttttttttttttttttattatatatgagtacactgtagctgccttcagacacaccagaagagggcatcagatatcgttacagatggttgtgagccaccatgtggttgctgggatttgaactcaggacctctggaagagcagtcggtgctcttaaccactgagccatatctcagCCCAAaactttgtggaatttcttttttttttttttttttttgggggtggggaccaaacccagggccttgcgcttgctgagacaagcgctctaccactgagctaaatccccaaccctagatgtctctttcacacacatacaaagttcattttactttctttctttctttcttttttttttttttgaaagaaaggagattttattaaaaagaaaaacaacaaaagggagATGGGGCCATAGCACAGGTTAGTTCATCTAGAGCACAGGTTAGTCCATCTGGGCCTTCAGTGTCCTGGTGGTGATCTTGTCTTTTTCTATGATGTGGACAATGATGCCCATACCGGACATGGCATCCCGGTCCACAGCATTCAGCATGGCCTGAGAAATGGTTTCAGACAGGTGCTCTGGATCCATGTTGGGCTCCCAGAGAGACTCGCACATCCCATACATTTGTTCAGAGCAGGTGCCACTGACTACGAAGTCATCAGTCACCATGGAACAGCCAATGAGGTCCAGAGAGCAAATGAAGGGCTTAAAGGTCTTCGGGTCCAAGCCAGCAATGACAGGTTCTGTGTAGTAGGGACCAAACTGTTTCTCATACAAGAGGTTGGCCACCATGCTCATGAGGGTGTAAGGCTTGATCTGCCATCCTTTCTTCAGCTTGTACAGGTTCAGTCGGAACTTGAGACGCTGGACAACTGTCTGGGCATCAGtggccaggccagccaggcctatgTAGAGCCTGTCACCCATGGGAAAGATCTTCTGGAAGTCCGTGGTCACCATTTGGGCCTGGATTCCGAAACGCCTGTCTGCAGCGATGGCCACACAGTTCTTTCCCTTCATGGCCGTGATGGCCCTTCCATTATAGCACATAATAGACATGATTGCGTGGTAGTAGGGGCCCGCTCTCCACTGCGTTGCCTTCAAACCGGCTCTGGCTTTCTCCCATTTTACTTTCAGTTTAGCCTCAGATGATTTCTTAAGACAAGAGTAGAGCTCGGTTGCTAATATTCTCTTCTGAAGCCTCTTGAGCAGGGTCTCCACCGCCCGCATGGCTCTAGGCACTGCTGCCTGCCAAGCTCCTACTACGACGGCTCATTAAGCTCTGCTTACAGTGTTCAACTCCAAGGTCCCAAGGTTTTCCATATTcatcaaaaacaagcaaaacaaaacaaaaccaacccaccAAAACCACACAGCTGGGTCCGTCACGGCAACACACTACTTCCTGGTACCAAATTCTGTATTAGGTCTTTCTCTATTGCTACCATAAAACACCCTCCAAAAACACTATCAaaaagctgggcctggtggcacatgcctttaatcccagcacttgggaggcggaggcaggcgatctctgtgagtctgaggccagtctagtgtacagagtgagttctaggacagctggggctgcacagagaaactctgtcttgaaaagaaaaacaaaagaaaacaacaacaaacaaacaaacaaggtaaaacaccataaccaaagcaactgagaaagaaaagcataatTGGGCTTTCAATTCTGGAAGATTAGAGTCCGTCTGTGATGGAGTGAAGGCCAGAGTTTGATGTTGGTCTCTTCCCACCTAATATGAGTTAGGGCCTTGCGGTTGAACACAGAGCTTGCCAACTCGGCTAATCCAGCTAAGGGGAATCCTACGTCTGcgctcctgagtgttgggatttcagCCAGGCCCCCAGGCTTATGTGTCACGTACATAGGTGCTGAGGATCCAAACCCCAGGGTTGTCCTTATATGGCAAGAGCATCTCCCAGCCAggaattgatttttatattatgaaAACCCCTCTTCCCATATGCTCAAGGGTATCGTTGATATGCAGTATTGGGTAAAAAATGGGTTGCAGGAGGACCCAAGTGGAGGCGTGGGGGCTGTGTAGGAGTATTGGAGATGCCCAGGACATTACTGCAGCCTGGACCGTGTAGGTAGACAGGAGGGCTATCAGGGAGGTACAGTTGACTTGGTTTGGTCACGAAATAGGCATGGCTTAAGCAATATGATTGACACTGGTGCCTTCACtgggtcaggaaattgaaggggaaaaaaaaaaaaaccattaaagaaaaactCAGACCGTATTTTACAAATGGATGGAGAAatgagtttctttttctcatgttCTATTTGAATTCTAAGTTCATTGGGCATCTAGTTGGGGTATGTATGAAAGGTATGGATGCCTTATTTAGACTACAGATCCTTGGGTGATTAGCGTACGGATGTCAAACTAAGCCACACGTAGGAGACTGTGTGTGTACAGCTGGAGAGACCACTAAGCCCCAAACCCTGAGGAACTGCTGCGTAGATGAGCTGGAAGACGGAATCCAGATGACTGGAACAGTGAGAGGAAAGCCAGGGACTCCAGCCAAAGAAAACAGGTACGCTTctaagaaaggaggaaatggtAAGTCAGTCAGGACATTCCCAGGGGCGAAATTCAGGGCGGATATAcgaaggtctgctcagggcagggtcATTAAGGACTCTCCGCCCCATTCCAGGGGACCATGCAGATCTCCTACAACCTTCCTTGCCCACCCCATCCCTTTTTTTCTCAGCCACCAACTCATACGTGCCAACCAGGGAACCAGGTAGGtgatcttcctctcttcctctaatTCCGATCACCCAGTCTTATTCCTACTTCTGCAGCAGACTACCTGAAGCTGcctcctttgtctctctttctcccattcaTGGCGGTTTGCTAAATCTCCTACAGACTTCTTCtccaccctctccctctgtcttagCTGCCAACTCCAGGAGACACTTCCTGGAAACCTGCAGGATGACACTGACCCTGGAATCATGTAGGTAGGCAAtcttccctcaccctcctctccccGAGTCTTACCCACTGCCCTGCAGCACACTGtggcctctccttcctctgtccccattCCCAGGCTTCAACTCAGATCCTGGCAGCACACTCAATTTTCCTCTCGCCTGGGGACTCTCTCagtccccttcccccattctaatcattctccattttttttttttttttaaatatttatttatttattatacactgtagctgtcttcagacacaccagaataggtcATCtgatcacagatggctgtgagccaccatgtggttgctgggatttgaactcaggacctttggaagagcagtcagtgctcttaaccactgagccatcgctccagccccattCTCCATTTCTTATTGTTAGCTCCCAACACCTAGAAAGAGTCTATCTAAGACCACACCTGGCAGGATCTTGGAAGCATTCCCTACCAGGAAACTCACAGCCACCACACTCCCCTAAGAACCAGGGAAGGCAACAAAAAACCGAAGAATGAAACACCCACTCAATAAAGACAGCACCAAATACCAGCACCCAGAATTACAGTCACCCAAAGCCAGATTCCAAGGTGCCATcataaaaatacaatagaaaccagggcaatatgtctccactagagcccagcaacCCTACTGCAGTAGGCCCAAAGACACAATTATAGCTAAAACATAAGACACAAACTTTAAAATAGCTATGATGTATGTGTACAGGTCTTCAAAGAAGGTGTGAATAAATCCATTAGTGAAATGTATGAAGACACAAACAGCAGAGAGATATGACAAGAACAGTACacgacatgaaaacagaaatataattactaaagaaaacccaaactgagggaaaattggaaatgaaaaatttaggaactcaAACAAAGACTTCAGTGGCAAGCCCCACCAACAGTGTacaaagcagggaagagagaatctgaggcaTTGAAGACAAGGCAGAAGAGACAGACACCTCAGCCAAAGAAGAAgatgaattaaaagaaagaaaagaaaaatccaggcacaaagcattcaggaaatctgggacactaaaAAGATCATATCTATAAATAAcaggaatagaggaagaagaaacctgggtcaaaggcacagaaaaggtCTTgcacaaagtcatagaagaaaacctccctaacccAAAGAAGGAGATACCTATCAAGGCACAAGAAGTATACAGACCACCACAATAGACTGGGTGAGAGAATAAATTCCCCACAacacacaacaataaaaacactggCTTGCTCCTGTGGCAGTGCCACTTTCTGAGGAGCTGGGATTCACAACCAGGTTGCCCAAGGGTCTGCTGCAGTCTGTGCAGGTCCTCAGTTCCTTAGCCAGCCACAGCATGATAAACTGTGAGAGGGGAAAGGGCCTCATTAAGGTAAACATTCTCTGAAGACAATCAAGCCACTCGTACTGCAGTTCAAGTTACTTGACCCTGTTCTGCTTCTGGACAAGGCATGACTTCCTGGCGTGATGTCCGGGTCCCTGTGAAGGGCTGTGATCACGTGGTCCAACTTTATGCTTTCTAACAGTCCATCTCCAAAGGCCTGGTGGCTTCTTACCATGTACTCGTGGGTGAGGCTAGAAGGAAGGAGATAAGAGATAGCCTCATCTAGTATGATCGGACTCTGCTGGTAGCTGGCCCCCAACAATGCAAGTAGATAATTTCAGAGATACTGGTGCCTATGCTTGACACCAGAAATCCTACCAACTAGGTGATCTCAAGGACCAGGgcttgccttgttttgttttgttttattttattttctatcacaAATAGGACTTTTTATTTATCACTATTGAAAGTCTGGATTTTAAATTGATTCTTGCACCGGTGGTTCATGCCATCAGCGTGTTCAACTTTCGCTCCTGTCTTGTCACCAGTTGTTTTGCCAGAACTACACCTTCACCATAGAGCTCCATAGTTTTCCCAACTCAAACTTGGGTTTCCTCACCATTTTGACTTTCCTAACAAAGATGTCATGGGAAGGATAGATGGACTGGCAAGCCTTCTCTATGTCTTTCTCAATGCTGTCTGGAATGAGTTTATTAGCTGCTTCCTTCAAGTCGTTTGTCTGCACTTCTCGGGTCATGATTTCCATCATCTTCTCCCGGATCTGGCGGACCTGCTGGTGCTGTGCATAGGATGTCTTTTTAATCTGGTTGTTGTGTTTTTTAGTGAAACCAACACAGAAAAGTTGGAGCAAATACCCATCGGTCGTCTTGACATCAGCATGAGCTTCAATCATGGTGGCCTGCCACTTTTTGACCGTGGAGCACATTTTGTCCCGGGTAAGATCCATGCCATGGAAGTTAGTCAGACAATTTTTGCCCTGAGCGTCCTTAGTAATTAGCTTGAATCTTCTAAATGCAACTTCCTCATTCTGTAGATCGGCAAGGTTCACTTCAAGCGGCAAGGCTCACACACGACCCTCGAGGCCATCAGATGCAATTGTGGTTTCTTGAGTCCTTGTGACTGGTGTTTCCCCGATGTTCCTAATACTGAACATTGCTGGAGCTTTCACATCATTCCAGTCTTCTGTAGAAAATGGATCAACCACTTTCTTCTTAGCTCCCTTCTTGCTACCTTTTGTCAGGCACTTGTTCTTCCCGACCACCATGGTGCCACTCGGAGAGCCAAAAGGGTGGAGGTACAACTCTTGTGAGAACTTAACCCAGGGTTTACCTTGTAATAAACATCCTAGGACTGTAatattctggaaaacaaaaacaaaacaaaaacccaacagcaacaaaaccccccaaacgaacaaaaagcaaaaaacaaaacactaaatgtatatagaacaaagaaagaatatttaaatttacaagggaaaaagaccaagtaacacaTAAAAGCAGGCTCACTGAGAAGTTCCTGATttttcaatggagactctaaaagacTTCAATGGATGCCCTACAAATGCTTAagagacaacagatgctagccCAGACTATTATGctcagcaaaactatcaatcacaaTTTTGCTGGCTACTTGTATATCAAGCTGACACAAGACAGAGTTAtccaaaaggagggaaggaacttcagttgagagaatgccttcataagatccaGCCGtatggtattttcttaattagtgattgatgagggaaggGCAAGCCCGTTGTGGGTGATgctgttcctgggctggtggtcttgggttctgtaagaaagcaggccgagctaGCTAGGAGAAGTAAGCCAGCAGCATCCCCtcgtggcttctgcatcagctcctgccttcaggttcctgccctgtttgagttcctgacttcctcagtgataatgtggaaatgtaaggaaaataaatcttttccttcccaagctattcttggtcatggtgtttcattacagtaatattaaccctaattaagacaacaatacatacaaagagaaaaatattccatGTTAAAGATACAGAAGGTACCTTTAGTTAAACTAAAAGGTTAATCAAACCcgagaaaacacaaggaataaataaccGCAGACCAACAAATTAAAGGTAGAAAGGCACAgcataataacaaaataacagaaattaataagTGCTGCTCATTAATACCTCTCAGCATTAATGGcctcaatttctcaataaaaagacacaggttaagaGATTAGTTTGGAAAATAGGATCCATCCCTCTGCTGTATTCAAGAAACACActttaacatcaaggatagacattacctcagagtaaaagaacgAAAAAAGGatattccaaacaaatggacccaaaaagcaagctgagagtagttattttaatatctgaaaaagtaGACTTCAACTAAAAcgaatcagaagagatagggaaggatgCTAGATATTCATTGTGGAGGTTTGGATCGGTATGACCCACAATGACTTATGTGTTTCAATACTTGGCCCATAGTGAGTGTCACTTAGTGAgtgaggtgtggccttattagagaaggtatggccttgttggaggaagtgtgtcactgtggaggcaggctctGAGGTTTTACATAttctcagtagccttcctatatataAAGGacaaagtgagaaagaaaatcagGGAAACTATACTTTTCACAATAGCtttgagcaaacaaacaaagactttgaggtaactttaaccaagcaagtgaaagacttgtatgataacaATGTTAagtcactgagaaaaaaaattgaagaagatatcagaagttggaaatatctcctatgttcatggatcagcagggttaacataataaaaacggccatcctatcaaaagcaatccacagattcaatgcaatacctaTTAAAggtttgacacacacacacagacacccccccacacaccccaagATATCTAAAACAATACTGAGTACCAAAAGAACTGCTGGAAATATTACCATCTCCGATCTCAGTTCACACTACAGAgctatggaaataaaaacaacatggtatTAACACAGAAATAGATACACTAATagatggaattgaattgaagacccagatagaGTCTACGTATCTATGGATACctgctttttaaataaagaagccaaaagtaCATACTGGAAAAAGACAGCACCTTAAACAAACCTTGCTAGTCAGACTGGAGGCTGCAtgtggaagaacaaaaataaaccacaCCTACCACCTCGACATAAAGCCATGTACACTGAATGcgataggagagaaagtggagaaCACCCTGGAACTCGTCAGCacagaaaagactttctgagCAGAGCATCAATAATTAGCACAGGCATTAATAGATAGGATCAcattaaactgaaaagcttctatatggCAGAGAACATGCGGCATACACATTGTCATTCAGACAACTCGGcagggaaaagatttttaccaactataTATCtggcagagggctaatatctaaaatatataaagaactcaaaaaactgaacatcaagaaaataactcatttaaaaaGGGGTAGGgttctaaacagaattctcaaaacaggaaatagaaatgagtcaacatccttagtcatcgaggagctgtaaatcaaaactactttgaaattttaccttacacccatcagattggctaagattaataaaaacaaataatagaaaacaaaatactgatGTGGAGGGTGTGGGGTAAGGGGAACACTCACCTATTGCTGGAGGGAGTGCAAACTTagacagccactgtggaaatcagcatGGTGGTTCCTTGGGAAGCTGGGAATGGATTTACTTCAAGATACAGccatgccactcctgggcatgacCCAAAGGATGCTTTATCCTGTTATAGAGGTGCTTGCTTAGCTATGGGCACTGTTTCTCTATTCATAATGGCCAGAAGTTAGAAAGGGCATAGATGCCATCAGTGGATGAGTGGTTAAAGAGAACATGATACGTTACATATGGAACATTACTCATctagttaaaaatgaaaacataaaattcataagcaaatgggtAGAGCTGTAaaaatcatcccaagtgaggtaacgaGACCCGGAAAGACAAATACAGCATGCAGGTGCGTATATGTGGAAGCTAGCTGTTAAGTCTTCAAACGGCAAACTTCAGTCCATATAACAGCAGAGTTTATATACAGAAtaagagagcagggaagaggggTGGATCTCTCCAGAAAGGTACATAGAATTGATAGTTAAGGTTAAGCAAAGGTAGGATGGGGCAGGACCAAATGGAAaagggcagggaagaagggaaggagggagggagggagggaatacagGGAGGGCCAGCTAATATGAAGGGCCATTTGAAGGGTCATCTGGAAACCTAGCACCATAGAAATTTCctcaaatgcatacatatataaaggtaatctaaatgaaataatcaaataatgGGGGAGAGTAAGCCCAAACCACACATCTGTCACTACATGAAGCTCCCTGTTCCAGGAATAGTTTACATCTAATTGAGCTTTTTGATAAAAACGTAGTTTCCATGGAAACCCCAAACAACACAGGCTATTGCCAAGTCCACTGGCTGTTCTCCAAAAACTGACTGCAAAggcccattgctgaagacaacatcgACACaattcactgaacctggagaagTCGAGCTGGTGACTACATAGAGCCTTTATCAGTAAGGACTAGTGCTTGTGGCTCAGGGAGATACTCTGCACACTAgtagaggagaaaggtaaacaccgaAAACCTAAAAACCCTTTGATTTACAATGATGACCTATCTGCATGATACCCTGGTTGGTGCAATAGTGGTACACATGTTATGAGAGTAGCCAACCACTGTTGTACTGGATTGAAGGCTCATTCAATGAGATGGAACCCATTGCTCACGCTGTTTGGGTGGCCAAGAATCTGAAACCAGGTAGTCCATGGACCCAGTGGAAAGCCAAATACTTTTGTTCTGCTGAagaaacatagcaataaaatgactaacTGATGGCACTCAGCTAttctcatagatcagtgccttccTCGGCCATCATCGGAGAgacttcctcttccacaggatgcAAACTAGCACAGAGACTGAGAACTGAACAATgtgtagagagtgagagacattAGAATACTCAGTCTTAAATTGGATAGCTTCATCAAATCTTGTAAAGAGGATCTTCTGTTTGCTGCCAATAAAAAAGCTGTTGGCCTCTTAGTTTCTTCAGGAAATAGGAAGCAGGAGTTCCGGCAGGGAGAGGGTTCTGGCATAGGATTGGGCATGGCAGGAGATTGCCTGAACACTGATGGGGACGGTCATATGAACCTGAGGACAGGTAACTAGTCATGCGGCAGGatttagaatagaataaatgggataaTCGAGTTATAAGCCAgtgggaatgagccaaagcttttggcctaaacatttattcataaatattcaaTCTCAGAGTCCTTATTTCAGGAACTTGGCTTGGATGGAAAAGCCCTTGGTTACAAAATCCCCACCTTCAGGGCTCAGGAAACCGTACAGAAGAGGCAAACAGATTCTAAGAGCCAGTAGGGGTGGAAGATCAAGGACAGAAGGCTTGACTAAATGAGGACTGACATATGAACTCACAAGAGACGGTAGCTGCAGGAACAAAGcttgcacaggttcaagccagatggggtcccaaTGTTGAGAGGGGAAGTAGATAAAAGCTCTCATTCCTAACCCAGAaactgagaaggctaggctgattccatgacagccTTCAAACTGGTAGGGgactaggcctaagaactgggcaagtccaggtaAGCCTAGGCAGGTTagttactaggaaaaaaaaaaaaaaacaacacaaaaaacaacaacaaaaccaaaccctgggattccccagcaacagtttccagccacCGTGCCCAGTGATGGTTCTGGAATGCCTAAAGATAGAATAAGACATAGCCCACCTACCCCAGatttcccctaatgtgctttaaatgagGCATGCAAGCTTTCTTGGTTGTCTCTCTAcattggtaatgggagaccccagcatgctggacttctgcataataaaacactctttgtctttgcataccATTTGAGT
The DNA window shown above is from Rattus rattus isolate New Zealand chromosome 5, Rrattus_CSIRO_v1, whole genome shotgun sequence and carries:
- the LOC116900642 gene encoding proteasome subunit beta type-3-like, whose amino-acid sequence is MSIMCYNGRAITAMKGKNCVAIAADRRFGIQAQMVTTDFQKIFPMGDRLYIGLAGLATDAQTVVQRLKFRLNLYKLKKGWQIKPYTLMSMVANLLYEKQFGPYYTEPVIAGLDPKTFKPFICSLDLIGCSMVTDDFVVSGTCSEQMYGMCESLWEPNMDPEHLSETISQAMLNAVDRDAMSGMGIIVHIIEKDKITTRTLKAQMD